From a single Nostoc edaphicum CCNP1411 genomic region:
- the sppA gene encoding signal peptide peptidase SppA, with protein sequence MIWPFKPKFRKQIARIEITGAIASATRKRVLEALKTVEEKKFPALLLRIDSPGGTVGDSQEIYSALKRLREKIKIVASFGNISASGGVYIGVGAEHIVANPGTITGSIGVILRGNNLERLLEKIGVSFQVIKSGPYKDILAFDRQLTQPEEIILQELIDTSYQQFVQTVADGRSLTVEAVKSFADGRIFTGQQALELGVVDRLGTEEDARRWTAELVGLDPEKTLCYTLEERKPLLSRLLPGSRQFSSGIRSGIDWLEFEVSTSGLPLWLYRP encoded by the coding sequence ATGATTTGGCCGTTTAAGCCCAAGTTTAGAAAACAAATTGCGCGGATTGAAATTACTGGTGCGATCGCCAGTGCTACTCGCAAACGCGTCCTAGAAGCCCTGAAAACTGTAGAAGAAAAAAAGTTTCCGGCATTATTGCTCCGGATCGATAGCCCTGGCGGTACAGTCGGAGATTCTCAAGAAATCTACAGTGCCCTGAAGCGTTTGCGCGAAAAAATCAAAATCGTCGCTAGCTTTGGGAATATCTCGGCATCTGGAGGAGTCTACATCGGCGTGGGAGCCGAACACATAGTAGCTAACCCAGGTACGATTACGGGTAGTATTGGCGTGATTCTGCGTGGAAATAACTTAGAACGCTTGCTAGAAAAAATCGGTGTTTCCTTCCAGGTAATTAAGTCTGGCCCTTACAAAGACATTTTGGCTTTTGATCGGCAACTGACTCAACCAGAAGAAATCATCCTGCAAGAGTTGATTGACACAAGTTATCAGCAGTTTGTCCAAACGGTAGCAGATGGCCGTTCTTTAACAGTAGAAGCTGTGAAAAGTTTCGCCGATGGTCGGATTTTTACTGGACAGCAAGCCCTAGAGTTAGGTGTTGTAGACCGCCTGGGCACAGAAGAAGATGCCCGCCGCTGGACAGCAGAACTAGTTGGACTTGATCCGGAAAAAACTCTCTGCTATACCCTAGAAGAACGTAAACCCTTATTGAGTCGCCTTCTACCAGGGAGTCGTCAGTTCTCATCAGGAATTCGATCTGGAATTGATTGGCTCGAATTTGAAGTCTCTACTAGTGGTTTGCCTCTGTGGTTATATCGACCCTAA
- the aroH gene encoding chorismate mutase, which produces MDWQMRAIRGATTASENTVEVIQEVVTELLDELENRNQFQPGDMISVTFSVTRDLDAIFPAAIARARPGWDNVAMLDVQQMHVEGSLQRCIRFLIHAYLPASASIHHIYLRNAASLRPDWSLPQPLQTSQPAVKSKV; this is translated from the coding sequence GTGGACTGGCAAATGCGGGCTATTCGCGGAGCAACAACCGCTTCAGAAAATACTGTTGAGGTAATCCAAGAGGTAGTTACAGAACTACTAGATGAACTGGAAAACCGGAATCAATTCCAGCCGGGGGACATGATCAGTGTGACTTTCTCTGTGACACGCGATTTGGATGCGATTTTCCCGGCTGCGATCGCCAGAGCGCGTCCTGGTTGGGATAATGTGGCCATGTTGGATGTGCAGCAAATGCATGTTGAAGGCAGCTTACAGCGCTGCATTCGGTTTTTAATCCACGCCTATCTACCAGCCTCCGCCTCAATTCATCATATCTATTTACGCAACGCCGCTAGCTTGCGTCCCGACTGGAGTTTGCCTCAGCCGTTACAAACATCACAGCCAGCAGTTAAGTCAAAAGTGTAA
- a CDS encoding serine/threonine-protein kinase, with product MSPRIINDRYVLLPNIKSGGMADVHKANDYQREGCQVAVKVFKHGQIEGAILAESFRRETEALKELKHPRIVELVDSGQDKQTGEAFLVLEWMDKDLSVLLKELPLEGWDSYWVKVGRPVLEALAFSHERQVVHRDIKPSNILIGSDGRVKLADFGISKLRGYFRSTVTLREFGSRPFTPPEQDDGSYPFTRDVFSFGVVTLKCLTDVDLVDDDSVLRAIAALDIPPEVSEIIQCAVSTEPSERQRNAEVLLAELDAVGQKRSRQQLTKKQTCFIKLTSQCLSRLQNELDISSEAEIQSIILSDINGEVSCGIRPYKFKNTDSNSDGNHYEIYGISYRYHVKIDDRQKNHLVLFNAWDTPHSQLEQRRELAWELPYEFRFGTPTYSYEAIEVIQELQDAVIEHEANLQEQTAEAEKQRIFRVWWDILRAKTDWEQKREEPIKYINATPNGNHVIFQLAELPEKDITEQPRHITNSKGFSVLSGDVVRIFDDKLELYVRSGFPDRLPEKGELKFDTRLAENALNRQKSALDAIRYDRAVRSNLRELLVNPKEIKAPKFDSEVQFVQDLNESQKEVVRAALATEDFLLVQGPPGTGKTTFITELILQTLQQNSEARILLSSQTHVALDNALERIQEKNPNLKLIRIGNHERVAKGIHLLLLEEQMEKWRESAIAKGQKFLADWSGCSGISQQDLEQAVLFQELRNIALKLEELRVELASCRQDKENKFPALNDEGNHKSRQKGKISGEKLEEFQLEEKIEQLEKQAKEVRNQQKQKAKKLENIAGIKVEETLKMSPQEFEQWSQIAINPNAPNAKMLQQLINLQTEWFEQFGRNERFKVPLIKRSQVVAGTCIGISREISDVEFDVCIIDEASKATATEVLVPMARSKKWILVGDPKQLPPFQDEASRNVEFLEEYELAREDIQETLFDRLLRTLPDGCRKMLTIQHRMVEPIGKLISRCFYKNELSSNGPEIDRTLGRVLERPVTWLTTSKLPNSREQASGSSFNNSCEVRVIVQWLQQLNQVAQAAQKDYTVAVLSGYAAQLKLLNRSLDTEQNSLRALKIECNTVDAFQGREADIVVYSVTRSNKSGKVGFLKDEARLNVALSRGRVGLVIVGDHQFCRSLSNSPLHEVLKHIEQNPTDCKLEDFNP from the coding sequence ATGTCACCTCGTATCATCAACGATCGCTACGTCTTGCTCCCCAATATAAAGTCAGGCGGAATGGCTGATGTCCATAAAGCAAACGATTACCAGAGGGAGGGTTGTCAGGTTGCAGTCAAAGTCTTCAAACATGGGCAGATTGAAGGAGCTATTTTAGCTGAGTCTTTCAGACGTGAAACTGAGGCACTCAAGGAACTGAAACATCCCCGGATTGTGGAGTTGGTTGACTCTGGACAGGATAAGCAAACTGGGGAAGCTTTTTTAGTTTTAGAGTGGATGGATAAGGATCTGTCAGTTCTGCTCAAAGAATTACCCCTGGAAGGATGGGATTCCTACTGGGTGAAAGTGGGACGGCCAGTGTTAGAAGCACTGGCTTTTTCACACGAACGTCAAGTTGTTCATCGGGATATTAAGCCTAGCAATATTCTAATTGGCAGTGATGGAAGAGTGAAACTGGCTGACTTTGGTATCTCCAAGCTCAGGGGATACTTCCGTTCGACTGTCACATTAAGAGAATTTGGTTCGCGTCCATTCACACCTCCAGAACAGGATGATGGCTCCTATCCTTTCACTCGTGATGTATTTAGCTTTGGGGTAGTGACGCTGAAATGTTTAACTGACGTTGATCTTGTTGATGACGACAGTGTTTTGAGGGCGATCGCGGCTCTGGATATTCCGCCTGAAGTCAGCGAAATTATTCAATGTGCTGTCTCAACTGAACCGTCTGAACGACAGCGAAACGCAGAAGTACTGTTGGCAGAATTAGATGCTGTTGGGCAGAAGCGATCGCGCCAGCAACTAACCAAGAAGCAAACTTGCTTTATCAAGTTAACATCTCAATGCTTAAGCCGCCTTCAAAATGAACTAGATATTTCTTCTGAAGCTGAAATTCAAAGCATTATTCTGAGCGATATAAATGGTGAAGTAAGTTGTGGAATTCGTCCCTATAAATTCAAGAATACTGACAGCAATTCTGATGGAAATCACTATGAAATTTATGGTATTTCCTATCGATATCATGTGAAGATAGATGATAGACAGAAGAATCATCTTGTTCTTTTCAATGCTTGGGATACACCTCATTCTCAACTTGAACAGCGCCGAGAGCTTGCTTGGGAGTTGCCTTATGAATTTAGGTTTGGAACTCCAACTTATTCTTATGAAGCCATTGAAGTTATTCAAGAACTACAAGATGCAGTCATAGAGCATGAAGCAAATCTTCAAGAGCAAACGGCTGAAGCAGAAAAACAGCGGATCTTTCGGGTATGGTGGGACATTCTCAGGGCAAAAACCGATTGGGAACAAAAGCGAGAAGAACCAATTAAATACATAAATGCCACGCCTAATGGCAATCATGTGATTTTTCAACTGGCAGAATTACCAGAAAAAGATATCACCGAACAACCCCGCCACATCACCAACTCAAAAGGATTTAGCGTTTTGAGTGGGGATGTAGTCAGAATTTTCGATGATAAATTAGAGCTATATGTTAGGTCTGGTTTTCCCGATCGCCTACCTGAAAAAGGTGAACTTAAGTTTGACACTCGTTTGGCTGAAAATGCTCTGAATCGACAAAAGAGCGCGTTAGATGCAATCCGTTATGATCGCGCCGTTCGTTCTAATCTCCGAGAATTACTGGTCAATCCCAAAGAAATTAAGGCTCCTAAATTCGACTCAGAGGTTCAATTTGTTCAGGATCTAAATGAATCCCAGAAGGAAGTTGTGAGGGCGGCTCTAGCCACAGAGGACTTTTTACTAGTACAGGGGCCACCAGGCACAGGTAAAACAACATTTATTACAGAACTGATTCTGCAAACCCTTCAGCAGAATTCTGAAGCGCGAATTCTGCTCAGTTCTCAAACCCATGTTGCCCTTGATAACGCATTGGAGCGGATTCAAGAAAAGAATCCTAATTTGAAGCTGATTAGGATTGGGAATCATGAGCGAGTCGCAAAAGGCATTCACTTGCTGCTGTTAGAAGAACAGATGGAAAAATGGCGAGAGTCGGCGATCGCTAAAGGACAAAAATTCCTTGCTGATTGGTCTGGATGCAGTGGTATTTCCCAACAAGATTTGGAGCAAGCAGTTCTATTTCAGGAGTTGAGAAATATTGCACTGAAGCTAGAGGAATTGCGGGTAGAACTGGCGAGTTGTAGGCAGGATAAAGAAAATAAATTTCCTGCATTGAATGACGAAGGAAATCATAAGTCACGACAAAAAGGAAAGATTTCTGGGGAGAAACTTGAGGAGTTTCAATTAGAAGAGAAAATTGAACAGCTAGAAAAACAGGCAAAGGAAGTACGAAATCAACAAAAGCAAAAAGCCAAAAAACTGGAAAATATCGCTGGAATTAAAGTAGAAGAAACATTAAAAATGTCTCCTCAAGAGTTTGAACAATGGAGTCAGATAGCGATTAATCCCAATGCTCCTAATGCCAAAATGCTCCAACAGCTAATTAACTTACAAACGGAGTGGTTTGAACAGTTTGGTCGGAACGAACGATTTAAGGTGCCATTGATCAAGCGATCGCAAGTGGTTGCAGGAACCTGCATCGGCATTTCCAGAGAAATTTCTGACGTTGAGTTTGATGTCTGTATTATCGACGAAGCTTCAAAGGCAACCGCAACAGAAGTTTTAGTGCCGATGGCGCGTTCTAAAAAGTGGATATTAGTAGGCGATCCGAAACAATTGCCGCCCTTTCAGGACGAAGCCAGTCGGAATGTTGAGTTTCTGGAAGAGTACGAATTAGCACGAGAGGACATTCAGGAAACACTGTTTGATCGCCTATTACGAACATTGCCGGATGGCTGTCGTAAAATGCTGACAATTCAGCACCGCATGGTTGAACCGATTGGAAAGCTGATCAGCAGATGTTTCTACAAAAATGAACTTAGCAGTAATGGCCCAGAGATTGATCGGACTTTGGGTAGAGTTCTGGAACGCCCTGTCACATGGCTTACCACATCAAAATTGCCAAATAGCCGTGAACAAGCTTCAGGATCTAGTTTCAATAATTCTTGTGAAGTCAGAGTCATTGTTCAGTGGCTTCAACAACTTAATCAAGTAGCCCAAGCAGCCCAGAAAGATTACACTGTAGCAGTTCTAAGTGGTTATGCAGCTCAATTAAAACTGCTAAACCGCAGCTTGGACACAGAACAGAATAGCCTCAGAGCGTTGAAGATCGAGTGCAATACAGTGGATGCCTTTCAAGGACGAGAGGCAGATATTGTTGTATATTCAGTTACACGATCCAACAAAAGCGGCAAAGTTGGATTCCTGAAAGATGAAGCTAGACTGAATGTGGCTTTGTCCAGAGGGCGAGTTGGTTTGGTGATTGTGGGCGATCACCAGTTTTGTCGCTCCCTGAGTAATAGTCCTCTCCATGAAGTTCTGAAGCACATTGAGCAAAACCCAACAGACTGCAAGCTGGAGGATTTTAACCCATGA
- a CDS encoding phospholipase D-like domain-containing protein, which yields MNLDEPTSLSSEDLRRYDNRSGFDLVSCQEVGLPVYKLTVDALTQIRKLIPPIEEYVLKTINIGLSSEEEIAEFLGLELPTVREGMVNLRISEDIDLVAPDASQLQVWKLTKKGEKTLQEARIIVPEERTFEINFDGLLRIPRWYGRLERGLLKPKNLRDEGLVEIEPSPKRPPELSDLKLKDIDNIIRQIEEDNNRKSKIRQERDLLALKAIEKKPPFFQPATALVYKAKDSDEIQVAFIVDGIPSTEHETAFARSGGVKKLKIAEMLTQSEPRKLAEEILGHEFVAQADADRVATLKKEVTAAQAKIQAQIETTQEKIEQTQDDQEKQILNQQLQDALKQIEQLQTQLDLMLASVPMQWLDMYDHRPLLEQALKDSQERLMIISPWIRAKSVNRWFLQQFENLLKRGVQVFIGYGLGEKDENRYPIDIQAEESLQKLARQYSKTFTLKRLGDTHAKILIMDTKFAVSTSFNWLSFKGERDRTFRDERGTLVSDPQKIDELFNNLLRRFASD from the coding sequence ATGAATCTGGATGAACCTACATCACTTAGCTCAGAAGACTTGCGCCGCTATGATAATCGCTCCGGGTTTGATCTAGTTAGCTGTCAAGAAGTCGGATTGCCTGTTTATAAGCTTACTGTTGATGCTCTAACCCAAATTCGTAAACTAATTCCACCAATTGAAGAGTATGTTCTCAAGACAATCAACATTGGTCTTTCGTCCGAAGAAGAGATTGCTGAATTTCTGGGTTTAGAATTACCGACAGTCAGGGAGGGAATGGTAAACTTACGGATCAGTGAAGACATTGACTTAGTTGCTCCTGACGCTTCACAACTTCAAGTCTGGAAACTCACTAAGAAAGGTGAGAAGACTTTACAGGAAGCCAGAATTATTGTGCCGGAGGAAAGAACCTTTGAGATTAACTTCGATGGACTTCTGCGAATCCCGCGCTGGTATGGTCGATTAGAGAGAGGCTTGCTAAAACCGAAAAATCTGCGAGATGAGGGTCTTGTAGAAATTGAACCTTCACCCAAACGTCCTCCAGAATTGTCCGATTTAAAGCTGAAGGATATCGATAATATTATTCGACAAATTGAGGAAGATAACAACAGGAAGTCTAAAATTCGTCAAGAGCGAGATTTGCTGGCATTAAAGGCGATCGAAAAGAAACCGCCATTCTTTCAACCTGCAACAGCATTAGTCTACAAAGCAAAGGATAGCGACGAAATTCAAGTAGCATTTATTGTTGACGGCATTCCCTCCACTGAACATGAGACTGCTTTTGCTCGATCAGGTGGAGTGAAAAAGCTCAAAATTGCTGAAATGTTGACCCAGAGCGAACCACGCAAGTTAGCTGAGGAAATTTTGGGACATGAATTTGTCGCTCAAGCTGATGCCGATCGGGTTGCAACGCTAAAGAAAGAAGTGACTGCGGCTCAAGCCAAGATTCAGGCTCAAATTGAAACGACTCAGGAGAAGATTGAACAAACTCAGGATGATCAAGAGAAGCAAATCTTGAATCAGCAGCTTCAAGATGCGTTGAAACAGATAGAGCAGCTTCAAACCCAACTAGATTTAATGCTGGCATCAGTGCCTATGCAGTGGCTAGATATGTATGACCATCGTCCCTTATTGGAGCAAGCCCTAAAGGATAGTCAGGAACGACTGATGATTATCTCGCCCTGGATTCGAGCTAAATCAGTCAATCGGTGGTTTCTTCAACAATTTGAGAATCTGCTGAAACGGGGAGTGCAGGTTTTCATCGGGTATGGCTTGGGTGAGAAAGATGAGAATCGATACCCAATAGATATTCAGGCTGAAGAAAGTTTGCAAAAGCTAGCAAGGCAGTATTCCAAAACCTTTACACTTAAACGACTCGGAGATACTCACGCCAAAATTCTCATTATGGACACCAAGTTTGCTGTTAGTACAAGCTTTAACTGGTTGTCATTCAAGGGAGAGCGAGATCGCACTTTCCGCGATGAGCGAGGAACACTGGTTTCCGATCCACAGAAAATTGACGAGTTGTTCAATAATCTATTGCGGCGATTTGCGAGTGATTAA
- the crtR gene encoding beta-carotene hydroxylase — translation MITSEAQKPLTIPPKEFLAPPGDFNPTLLLFLVAVAMLVLSNFGYWLWEWPHWLCFSVNTLALHCAGTVIHDACHQSAHRNRVMNAMLGHGSALMLAFAFPVFTRVHLQHHGHVNHPKDDPDHYVSTGGPLWLIAVRFLYHEVFFFQRRLWRKYELWEWFISRLIVGVIVYISVQYNFLGYILNFWFIPAFVVGIALGLFFDYLPHRPFAERDRWKNARVYPNQVLNILIMGQNYHLIHHLWPSIPWYNYQPAYYVMKPLLDEKGCYQTSGLLQKKDFFEFVYDIFLGIRFHHHKEESAE, via the coding sequence ATGATCACATCGGAGGCACAAAAGCCACTGACAATCCCGCCAAAGGAATTTTTAGCGCCTCCTGGTGATTTTAATCCCACGCTACTGCTGTTTTTGGTAGCTGTAGCAATGCTGGTGTTATCTAACTTTGGTTACTGGCTTTGGGAATGGCCGCATTGGCTATGTTTTAGCGTTAACACCCTTGCCTTGCATTGTGCTGGAACAGTAATTCATGATGCCTGTCACCAATCTGCCCATCGCAACCGGGTGATGAATGCGATGTTAGGGCATGGCAGTGCGTTGATGTTAGCTTTTGCTTTTCCAGTATTTACGCGGGTGCATTTACAGCATCATGGTCATGTCAACCATCCTAAAGACGACCCAGATCATTATGTCTCTACTGGTGGCCCGTTATGGTTGATTGCAGTGCGTTTTTTGTACCATGAGGTGTTTTTCTTTCAACGGCGACTGTGGCGTAAATATGAGCTATGGGAATGGTTCATCAGCCGCTTAATTGTCGGTGTAATTGTTTATATCTCAGTGCAGTACAACTTTTTGGGTTACATTCTGAATTTTTGGTTTATACCAGCTTTTGTGGTGGGGATAGCGCTGGGATTATTTTTTGACTATTTGCCCCATCGTCCTTTTGCGGAGCGCGATCGCTGGAAAAATGCTCGCGTCTACCCGAACCAAGTTCTCAATATCCTGATTATGGGACAGAATTACCACTTAATTCATCATTTGTGGCCTTCTATTCCCTGGTATAATTACCAGCCTGCGTACTATGTCATGAAGCCACTTTTAGATGAAAAAGGATGTTATCAAACTTCAGGATTGTTGCAGAAAAAGGACTTTTTTGAGTTTGTTTACGACATCTTTTTAGGGATTAGATTTCATCATCACAAAGAAGAGAGTGCTGAGTAA
- the pyk gene encoding pyruvate kinase, whose protein sequence is MQLRDSLRRTKIVATIGPATSSPEMLKAIIEAGATTLRLNFSHGTHADHQRSIRLIRQTAFELNQPVAILQDLQGPKIRLGKFDNGSIVLAKGDRFTLTNRPVVGTQEISCVTYDYLAEEVPVGAKILLDDGRVEMVVEEINRDKGDLHCRITVPGKLSNNKGVNFPGVYLSIKAMTDKDREDLMFGLDQGVDWVALSFVRNPQDMIEIKELISSTGKQVPVVAKIEKHEAIEQMEAILALCDGVMVARGDLGVELPAEDVPVLQKRLIATANRLGIPIITATQMLDSMVSNPRPTRAEVSDVANAILDGTDAVMLSNETAVGSFPVEAVATMARIAERMEQEESQHLNLRSVRDARRSIPNAISQAVGQIAEQLGAAAIMTLTQTGATARNVSKFRPQTPILAVTPHVNVARQLQMVWGVKPLLVLGLPSTGQTFQAAINVAQELKLLSEGDLVVMTAGTLQGISGSTDLIKVEVVTAVLGQGIGLGQGSVSGRARVANTGMDVSNFNPGDILVAPRTSADFVEAIRKAGGIITEDESLTSHAAVIGLRLGVPVIVGVKEATQAIRDGAIITLDLQRGLIYSGAVRTA, encoded by the coding sequence ATGCAATTAAGAGATTCTCTGCGCCGGACAAAAATTGTCGCTACTATTGGCCCCGCCACTAGCAGTCCTGAAATGCTCAAGGCGATTATTGAAGCGGGAGCCACGACGCTGCGGCTAAACTTCTCCCACGGAACTCATGCCGACCATCAGCGTAGTATTCGCTTAATTCGGCAAACCGCTTTTGAATTAAATCAGCCAGTGGCTATTCTTCAAGACTTGCAGGGCCCAAAAATTCGCTTGGGGAAGTTTGACAACGGGTCTATAGTTTTGGCAAAAGGCGATCGCTTCACCTTGACAAATCGTCCAGTTGTAGGTACTCAAGAAATTAGCTGTGTCACCTACGATTATTTAGCCGAAGAAGTCCCAGTTGGCGCAAAAATTCTCCTCGATGATGGACGAGTAGAAATGGTTGTGGAGGAGATTAACCGGGACAAAGGTGATTTGCATTGTCGGATCACCGTGCCTGGTAAACTTTCTAACAACAAAGGCGTAAACTTTCCTGGCGTTTACCTGTCAATTAAGGCAATGACCGACAAAGACCGCGAGGATCTGATGTTTGGTCTAGATCAAGGTGTCGATTGGGTGGCACTTTCCTTTGTCCGCAATCCGCAGGACATGATCGAAATTAAAGAACTAATTTCCAGTACAGGTAAGCAAGTGCCAGTAGTGGCCAAAATTGAAAAGCACGAAGCAATCGAACAAATGGAGGCGATTCTGGCTTTGTGTGATGGCGTAATGGTTGCCAGAGGCGACTTAGGGGTGGAATTACCCGCAGAAGATGTTCCCGTACTCCAAAAGCGGTTAATTGCCACAGCAAATCGCTTGGGGATTCCCATCATCACTGCTACTCAGATGTTAGATAGCATGGTGAGCAATCCCCGTCCCACTCGCGCTGAAGTGTCGGATGTGGCAAATGCGATTTTAGATGGCACGGACGCGGTGATGCTCTCCAACGAAACCGCTGTGGGTAGCTTCCCTGTAGAAGCAGTGGCGACGATGGCACGAATTGCCGAACGTATGGAGCAGGAAGAATCCCAACACTTAAACTTACGTTCTGTGAGAGATGCCCGGCGCTCCATTCCTAATGCGATTAGTCAAGCTGTTGGTCAAATTGCCGAACAACTAGGCGCAGCAGCAATCATGACCCTAACGCAAACTGGGGCAACAGCTCGTAATGTCTCTAAGTTCCGTCCCCAAACACCGATTTTAGCAGTGACACCCCATGTGAATGTGGCGCGGCAGCTACAGATGGTGTGGGGAGTAAAACCGCTGTTAGTACTAGGATTACCTTCCACTGGTCAGACATTTCAAGCTGCGATCAACGTAGCTCAGGAGTTGAAGTTATTGTCTGAGGGAGATTTAGTAGTAATGACCGCTGGTACACTCCAAGGAATTTCCGGCTCCACAGATTTGATTAAGGTAGAGGTGGTGACGGCGGTATTAGGTCAGGGAATTGGACTGGGACAAGGTTCAGTGAGTGGCCGCGCACGGGTGGCGAATACTGGCATGGATGTTAGTAACTTTAATCCCGGAGATATATTAGTTGCACCCCGCACTAGTGCCGATTTTGTCGAGGCAATTCGGAAAGCTGGTGGGATTATTACGGAAGATGAAAGTCTCACAAGTCACGCAGCAGTAATTGGCTTACGTCTTGGTGTACCAGTGATTGTCGGCGTGAAGGAGGCAACCCAGGCGATTCGGGATGGGGCGATTATAACGCTGGATCTACAACGGGGTTTGATTTACTCTGGGGCGGTAAGAACGGCTTAG
- a CDS encoding M61 family metallopeptidase: protein MTEATATRPNTYIQETEPTIHYLVGMSQPETHLFEVTLRLVDYPSPILDLKLPVWTPGSYLVREYAKNLQDFEAFAEDKPLSWRKISKNHWQVDKTGVSELTVRYRIFANELSVRTNHLDATHGYFNGAAIFFRIPGWDKQPIRVTIVPPRPEWQVTTALPSVAEKTNTFLAGDFDTLVDTPFEIGSHQLYKFEVLGKPHELAIWGQGNYQVQQLIADIQKIIQVEAQMFGGLPYERYVFLLHLFSQAFGGLEHKDSCSLIYQRFGFRTQEKYDRFIQLVAHEFFHLWNVKRIRPKALEVFDYDQENYTPSLWFCEGTTSFYDLLIPLRAGIYDVKSYLNNLGKEITRYETTPGRKVQPVSESSFDAWIKLYRPDANSANSQISYYLKGEMVSLLLDLLIRSTHDNQRSLDDVMLKMWQQFGKDEIGYTPEELQEVIESVAGIDLTDFFKRYIDGTDDLPLNQYLEPFGLQLVAEQQEEPYLGVRINTENGREIIKFVETASPAQVGGIDAGDELLAIDGIKVTGNSLSDRLKDYQPNDTIQVAVFHQDELRTYSITLASPRPTRYQVKPVEHPDSRQQQNFAGWLGVAIATV from the coding sequence ATGACTGAAGCAACAGCAACTCGCCCCAACACCTACATCCAAGAAACCGAGCCAACGATTCATTACCTGGTGGGAATGTCCCAACCAGAGACTCATCTGTTTGAGGTGACTTTACGCCTTGTAGATTATCCCTCGCCGATTCTTGATTTAAAACTGCCGGTGTGGACACCAGGTTCCTATTTAGTCCGGGAATACGCCAAAAATTTACAGGATTTTGAGGCTTTTGCAGAGGATAAGCCTTTATCTTGGCGGAAGATCAGTAAAAATCACTGGCAGGTAGACAAAACGGGTGTTTCAGAATTAACTGTACGTTACCGCATTTTTGCCAATGAGTTATCGGTACGGACAAATCACCTAGATGCTACCCACGGTTATTTCAACGGTGCGGCAATATTTTTTAGAATACCGGGCTGGGACAAGCAACCCATTCGCGTCACCATTGTACCACCACGCCCGGAATGGCAAGTAACTACTGCTCTACCATCTGTTGCTGAGAAAACAAATACTTTCTTGGCTGGCGATTTTGATACTTTGGTTGATACTCCCTTTGAGATTGGTAGCCACCAATTGTATAAATTTGAGGTATTGGGAAAACCCCATGAACTGGCAATCTGGGGACAAGGTAATTACCAAGTTCAGCAGTTGATTGCTGATATCCAAAAAATTATCCAAGTAGAAGCGCAGATGTTTGGCGGTTTGCCTTATGAACGATATGTGTTTCTGCTACATTTATTTAGCCAAGCTTTTGGCGGTTTGGAGCATAAAGACTCTTGCTCCTTAATTTACCAACGTTTTGGATTTCGCACTCAGGAAAAGTACGATCGCTTTATCCAATTAGTTGCACACGAGTTTTTTCACTTGTGGAATGTCAAGCGCATTCGCCCAAAAGCATTAGAGGTTTTTGATTACGACCAAGAAAACTACACACCATCATTGTGGTTTTGTGAAGGTACTACTAGTTTCTATGATTTGTTAATTCCTTTGCGGGCAGGAATTTATGATGTTAAGTCGTATTTGAATAACTTGGGTAAGGAAATTACCAGATATGAAACAACACCGGGGCGAAAGGTACAACCCGTTTCCGAGTCGAGTTTTGATGCCTGGATAAAACTCTATCGCCCAGATGCCAATAGCGCTAATTCCCAAATTTCCTATTATTTAAAAGGAGAAATGGTATCGTTATTGCTGGATTTACTCATTCGCTCTACTCACGACAATCAGCGCTCCCTTGATGACGTGATGCTGAAAATGTGGCAGCAATTTGGGAAAGATGAAATTGGCTATACCCCAGAAGAGTTGCAGGAAGTTATCGAATCTGTTGCCGGAATCGATTTGACTGATTTCTTTAAACGCTACATTGATGGCACTGATGATTTGCCCTTGAACCAGTACTTAGAACCCTTTGGTTTGCAGTTAGTAGCTGAACAACAGGAAGAACCTTACTTGGGTGTGAGAATAAATACAGAGAATGGGCGGGAGATAATTAAATTTGTCGAAACTGCTTCACCTGCACAAGTAGGAGGAATTGATGCAGGTGATGAGTTATTAGCAATTGATGGGATTAAGGTAACCGGGAATAGCTTAAGCGATCGCCTGAAAGATTACCAACCGAACGATACCATTCAAGTCGCAGTTTTCCACCAAGACGAACTGCGTACCTATTCCATTACCTTGGCGTCACCACGTCCCACTCGCTATCAGGTAAAACCTGTTGAGCATCCTGACTCCAGACAGCAGCAAAACTTTGCTGGATGGCTTGGGGTTGCGATCGCAACTGTTTAA